The segment CAGCCCAATTTAAGCGTTATATCGCATACTCTACTAACAGTTTAAGTAAGGACGCCCTATGCGCGTGGAAGATTTACCCAAGGATCAACATCGTCCCTATGAGGATGTGATGGCGATGCTGCTGGGCACGTTCTTTGTCGCGCTGGGAGTGACCTTTTACACCCATGCGGTGCTATTGACCGGCAGTACAGCAGGCTTGGCGCTGCTGTTAAGCTATATGACCAGCAGCGTTACCGGCTGGGGCTTTGGGGTGTACTTTTTTGCTATTAATCTGCCGTTTTACTATTTGGCGGTGAAGCGGATGGGCTGGAGCTTTACCCTTCGCACCTTCGCCGCCATAGGCTTGGTATCGCTATTTTCGGAGCTAACCCAAGGCTGGGTGCAGTTTGCCAGCGTGCCCTCAATCTACGCCGCCTTAATGGGCGGGGCGCTGATGGGTATCGGTATGCTGATGCTGTTTCGCCACCGCACGAGCCTTGGCGGTATCAATATTCTCGCGCTTTACTTGCAGGATAAACACGGCTTTCGTGCAGGTTACGTTCAACTGGCGATTGATGGCGTTATCCTGCTGATCGCGCTGACCCAACTACCACTGGATCGTGTGGGCTACTCGGTGCTGGGCGCGCTGACACTCAACCTGATAATCGCCCTGAACCATAAGCCAGGGCGCTATATTGGCGTGAGCTAAAAACGTTTAGCCAAGCCAGAACCACCATACAATCAGTGCGATAAGCCCCAGCCCTGCCAAGTTGATCAATAAGCTCATGAGGCTTCCTCCTGACTGGCTTTCCAAAGCCGCAAACGGTTGGCGTTACTCACCACGGTGATGGAAGAGAGTGACATGGCCGCGCCCGCTATCATCGGTGAGAGCAGCGTTCCGGTGAGCGGGTAGAGCACCCCCGCCGCAATGGGAATACACAGCAGGTTATAGCCAAAGGCACCCACCAGGTTCTGTTTGATATTGCGTAGCGTGGCGCGGCTGATCTCTATCGCAGACGCCACACCGTGCAGCGAGCCGCGCATTAGCGTGATGCCCGCGCTCTCAATGGCCACATCGGTGCCTTGGCCAATCGCAAAGCCTACATTCGCCCGGGCCAGCGCTGGGGCATCATTGATACCATCGCCCACCATGCCAACGATCTCTCCCGCCTTTTGACGGCGCTCGATCTCGGCGTGCTTGTCCTCGGGCAGTAGGCCTGCGCGGTACTCATCGATGCCTACTTCCTGGGCAATAGCCTTGGCGGTGTGCTCGTTATCACCGGTTAACATAACAATGGTTAAGCCATCTTTTTGCAGGCGCTTGATCGCGGCGACGGTGTCGTGGCGAAGCG is part of the Halomonas alkaliantarctica genome and harbors:
- a CDS encoding YitT family protein yields the protein MRVEDLPKDQHRPYEDVMAMLLGTFFVALGVTFYTHAVLLTGSTAGLALLLSYMTSSVTGWGFGVYFFAINLPFYYLAVKRMGWSFTLRTFAAIGLVSLFSELTQGWVQFASVPSIYAALMGGALMGIGMLMLFRHRTSLGGINILALYLQDKHGFRAGYVQLAIDGVILLIALTQLPLDRVGYSVLGALTLNLIIALNHKPGRYIGVS